CGGCGATCGGTCCGGCCCGCTCGAAGAGGGTGGCCGGCCACTGTGGAACGGCCCGGCAGAGCCCATCGACTTCTCGGACTTCCTCGCGTCCGTGCTGTGCGACGTTGCCGATCGCGTCGGCGGCGTCGACACGCTCATTTCCGGCCGTCCCGGCTCCTGGGAGTCCGAGCATGTCGCCGCCCTAGCGCAGTCCCTCAACTGACATACCGACAGAAAGACATACATATGTCCACCGTTGCATTCGTCCACACCAAGGGCGGTGTCGCCAAGACGACCAGCTCGATCTATCTCGGCGCGGCCGCTCATAAGCGCGGCATGACGGTCGAGCTGCTCGACGCCGATCCGCAGCGATCTGCGGGGGAGTGGGCCGACGATGCAGCCCAGGCCGGCGACCCGCTGCCGTTCCCCGTCCGTACAGTGACCGCCCGTAGCCTTCGCCCGACGCCGGGCGTAGACCTCAGCATCATCGATACCCCGCCCGGCACGGCGTCGGTGATCGCGCCGTCACTCGAGGTGGCCGACCTCGTGGTGATCCCTACTGGCGTCTCGCCGCTCGATGTGCGCCGCGTCTGGCCGACCCTCGAAGTGACGGCACACAAGCCCACTGTCGTGTTGTTGACCGGTGTAGCGCTGAATACAACGCTCGCGACCGAGGTTCGCGCGGCCCTCGATGACGAGGGTGTCGCCGTGGCTACGACCCCGATCCTGCGCCGCGAGGGAATCAGGAAGGCGTACGGCACCGCTCCGCGGTGGCCGCTCTACGGATATGACGACGTGCTCGATGAGTTGATGGGAGTGCTGGTGTGAGCGATCTACGGAGCAAGGTGCAGAAGCGGGTCCAGCCCGCGGCAGCGGCGAAGCCGGTCGCTGACGTGCTCAAGTCGGAGCGCTCGGACGTGAAGCGCACGACCTTATACCTGTCAACCGATGATGTGCGGGCACTGAAACAGCTTGCGCTTGACGAAGATACGACCATGACCGCCCTGGTCAACGAAGGGATAGCCTGGGTGCTTCAATCCCGAAGCAAGTAGCCATACCGACATACATATGTCTGTATGTCGATATGGGTGATCCGGGCCAGTCCTCGACGGAACCCGTTGCGGAACAGATCGGCTACGCGGAGGCATGGTCTGGACCTCAGCTCCACCGTGCAGCATCCTCACGCGCTGTAGCGAGAGCCGGAGCGAGCGCACCTCCTGCACGTAGATGCTCGACGACGCTCGCGCCGTGCAGCGCACTATTGGGTGCCTGAAGCCACATGATCGCGATCCACGGATCTGCTGCAGGTTGCTGCAGGATCTGCCACACCTCGATAAGCCCCGGGATGACGGTGCGGTTTTCGGTGAACTGCCAGGCCGGGTACACCCAGGTCCGGTGGGCGTCATCCTGCAGACACGCTACGACGGTGCCGGCGTCGACGCGCTCGGCGAGCGCATGCTTACTGATTCCAAGCCAGTCGGCCACCCCGGTCGAGTCGTAGAAGGGGCCGAACTGGTCGTAAGCACGTGCCGTCACTACGCCTCCCCTCTCAGCTGGGTTCGCTACGTTCCAGCACCTCCGGGCGCTTGAGAAAGACGCGAGCCGCAGGCCTCGTCATCCGGCGAGTAATCCTGCGGCTCACTTTCAACCCCACCTCGATAGGGCGGCTACAGATATCAGCTTAGCAGTCTGCCTGCTAGCAGACGAAGCGAGTAAGCCGCAAGCGACACGCGGAAGTTCGTGTTTATGCAGGTAAGGCGCTGTATTCCAATCTCTTCGCCCTCGGCTGTATCTGCCGCGCGTACGAATCCCCCGCGTGTCCCTGCCTTTCTGCACCCCCGGCATGCAGGGTTATGACCGCGTGACCGCCGTGGTCGCGCCCCGTAACTGATCGGGCCACCAGATCGGCTACAACGTGCTCGACCGAAAGGAGGTGAGGCCATTGAAGGCACCGACATCACGCAAGCGCGGCAGGAAGAAGCGGAAGCCGGGCGAGCGTTGGGCGATTGCTAGTTTCGCCGTCAACGTCGCCCGGCTCGGCGTCGAGCTGCTACTGCTCATGTTCTGACCCCACAACCCGATGAAGGCAATGAAGCCGCCTGTCTCCTGTTCCCGCAGGACCAGGCGGCTTCATCGTAGTCAGGGGACGTTTCTTGGTGCCAGAGGTCAGGGATTTGCCGCGAGAACCTCAAGGGCACTGCGGCCACGGGTCGCCCACGGCTCACCAGGCGCGACCCATGCTCGGTGCCCAGGATCCTCCAGCGCCTCCCACAGAAGCTGCACGCGGGAGCGATCGTGTCCAATCATCCGCTTCTTGTGCTGGACTGGGTTCTTAACTGTGCAGGCTAGGATCGCAGCGTCGTCGAGGTGTCGATCCCGGTCGCGCGGATCGGACCGATAGGCGGCACCCTTCAGTACGAGCGCACCGAGCACATCGGGGACGCTGACCACGACAATCCCCTGATCGGTGTTGATTTCGCAGTTCACGGTTTTGCGTAGCGCCGAGGTGCCCCCAGGCACAGCGAACACCTCCCGCTTGAGCACACGCGGCCGCTGAGACGGTGGCAGATGGTCGGCGACCATCACGTCGACCTGCTCCTGTTTCCGAGGGCCGCGGGTGAATCGGTGCACCGGCCCATCACCTACGGGCTCGCTAAGTACGTATCCGAGTCCTTCTAGCTGCTCACGGATGCTCCCCCAGGTTGCAGCGCCGGTCTCGATGTGGATCACCATGTCGACGTCGACGGTGGGCCGCGTCAGCTGCATCCCGGCGTGAGCTGCGTGCAACTGCACCATCAGGCCTCCGACGAGCGTCCACTTCTCGTGAGGGATCGCACGCACCAGCTCGACGAGCTGCGGCCACGGAGGCGCCCACCCGCCGGGAGGGGCCTCAACCTGCCACTGCGGCCGCTCCTTACCCGTCACGAAACCTGTCCGAGCAACTGCGTCAGCACGCGGTGGCCGGCCGCGGCTTCTCGAGTATCTAGCGATTCCATCAGGTCAACGGCCACCGTAGCGATGTAGATCTCGTCGACCGGCCACCGCGCTTCGGTCGGCACAACCCGAAGGTAATACTCGCCCCTAGGGGCCTCGATGAGCCCCAGGTCCCGCGCCGTGGATTCGACCCGATCCTCGGCAACGTAGCCCTCGAAGTCGTCTCGGTGGACGGTCGCCAGTCCAAAGAGCTCGCCCCAGTAGGGGTCGGCAAGCACACTGGTACCGGTCGCCAGCAGTCCCGTATTGTCGCCCCACCCCTGCATACGCTTGACCCTGGCCATGCGCCGGCGTACTAGCCAGGCCACCTCCTCCGCGCTGCTGCGCCGCAATCGCGCGCGCAGCCGGGAAAGCACCGGCGGATCTACCCAGTCCACCGACTCGTCAGAGAGCAGCGCGAGAGCCGCCCACGCCGCGGCCGCACTCAACGGACGGCCACGGTGCGGGCGGGCCTGCGCCCGACGGTGCACCGACGCGCCATCGAGCAGCAGCACACCCCCAACTGTCCGAGCCACTGTCAGCTCACCGCGGTTCGCGAGTCGCGCGACCTGCCGCGGGGTCACCTGCAGCCTCTCCGCTGCATCCGCGACCGACATCTCAGCACTCATACGCTATATGGTCGCGCAGTCGACCTATTTCTGCAATAACTAGTGTTTAGAGGTTACGCGCAAGATCGATTACGATCCGCCGGCGTGTCTCCGGAGAGACCAGGATCCCAAGAGGCGACAGTGTGCGGAGTCCGCCACCAAAGTCAGTGTCAGCTGTGATCTGCGCAGCGAGCAATTCCACATCACCCACCGAGAGCAGGTGCACCCACTGCCGGTAGCAGCGGCTGTAGAACTCGCCCTTGACGCTACCGAAATTTCCCTCAAGTCTGGTGCGCAGCCGCGGATCCAGCATGCGAGCAGGGTCATTGCGTAGAACCTCAACAGCAGCTATCGCCATCCTCATCTGACGCGCATACCGGTCGCCCTGCAACCGCCCAGCCTCCCTCCCGCCGAGAATTACCCCTACACCGTAAGCGCCGCACCCAACCGGGAGTATCGGAATTTCGGTGTAAGTGGCCCGACTCGCTGACCAGAGCTGGTTGGTGGGAAAGAGGGTCTGATGACCGAGACACTGCATGTCATGGACGATGGCAGGCAACCAACTGAGCAGGAGCTGCAGCTCGCGCGGGAGCTCGTCGCGCAGGCCCGGGAGCAGGGCGCGTCGATGAGCGCGCCGGGGATGCTGCGGGCGTTGACGAAGACGATGCTCGAGACCGCCCTCGATGAGGAGATCACCGAGCACCTGGGCTACGACAAACACCACATCGAGGGTCGAGGAAGCGGGAACTCCCGCAACGGTGCCAGGACGAAGACAGTGATCACCGAGACCGTCGGGCCGATCGAGATTGAGGTGCCACGCGATCGGGAGGGCTCGTTTGATCCGAAGATCGTCGCCAAGCATCAACGTCGTCTGAATGGGGTTGATGAGATCGTCTTATCCCTCGCTGCGAGGGGGCTGACCAGCGGCGATATCGTCGCGCATTTCGATCAGATCTACGGCGCCTCGATTAGCAAGGACACGATCTCCCGGATTACGGACAAGATCGTCGAGGAGATGACCGGCTGGTTCAACCGGCCGCTGGAGCCGATCTATGTCGCGGTGTTCATCGATGCCCTGCACATCAAGGTCCGCGACGGGCAAGTCGCTAACCGGCCGTTTTACGCGGCGATCGGCGTTGATCTCGACGGGCACAAGGATGTCCTAGGGATCTGGGCCGGCGAAGGCGGCGGGGAGTCGGCGAAGTTCTGGTACGCGGTGCTGAGCAGCCTCAAAAGCCGCGGCGTGAACGACGTGTTCTTCCTCGTCTGTGACGGATTGAAGGGCTTGCCGGCGTCGGTGGCCGCGGTCTGGCCGGAGACGATCGTGCAGACCTGCGTGATTCATCTGCTGCGCAACAGCTTCAAGTACGTGCCTCGCCAGCACTGGGACACTCTCAAACGCGATCTCAAGCCGATCTACACCGCCATCGACGCCACCGCCGCAGAGGCAGCTCTGGACGCTCTCGACGACACCTGGGGGCAGAAGTATCCGACGATGATCCGGCTCTGGCGCAATGCCTGGGACGAGTTCATTCCGTTCCTGGACTACAACATCGAAGTCCGGCGGGTGCTCTACTCCACCAACGCCATCGAGAGTCTCAATGCCAGGTACCGGCGGGCAGTCAAAGCCCGCGGGCATTTCCCGACCGAGCAGGCAGCGTTGAAAACGCTGTACCTTGTGACCAGGGCGCTCGATCCGTCCGGTCGGGGCCAGAACCGGTGGGCGGCCCGCTGGAAACCCGCCCTGAACGCGTTCGCGATCACCTTCGCCGACCGCATCCCCGGCCTCAACCGAGACCAGGGCTAACAACGCCACTTACACCGAAAATCTGACACTCCCACCCAACCTGACCTGCGAACGTTGAGTTCTCAACGTGTTTTCGCAGGTGAGAGGGTGTTTTTGTGGTTGCAGATGATCGGTTTTCGACGTAAGTTACTGACATGCTGCGTTCTCGGATCGGCCGAATCCTCCTGTTGCCGTTTACCTTAAGTTTGTAGGTGCAGTTGATTCGTGATGAATTACGTTCGGCTGTAGCCCGGGTGGGCCGGGTGTGGCCGTTGCTGCTTTGCCGGCCTGTCGTGGTGCGGCTTGAAAGGATTGGCCGCCCGGCCTGCCTGGACGTCCTCGGGCCGCTGATTGAGATCTGCGAGTGATCGCTTGTTTAAGGAAATGCTGGCGAGGTTGTCCATCGGGTTCTCACTGGTAGACAAGCGAATAGGAGCGCAGAGATGGCCGGTCCGGATCGATGGTGGGTGGGAGTTGACGTCGGCAAGGAGTTCCACTGGGTCGCGGTCTGTGATGACGCCGGCAAGGTGGTCTCCTCCCGCAAGGTGGTCAACGACGAAGCTGCGATCGCCACGGTGATCGCCGAGGTTGATGGCCGCGGCGGAACGGTGTCGTGGACTGTGGACTTGATCAGCCCCTATGCGACGTTGTTGTTGACGATGCTCGCCGCCGCAGGGCACTCGGTGCGGTACCTGACCGGCCGCGCGGTGTGGCAGGCATCGGTGGTTTACCGCGGCGGCGAAGCGAAGAGCGATGCCAAAGACGCCCGCGTCATCGCTGATCAGGGACGGATGCGTGGTGATGATCTGCCACTGCTGACTCCGGCTGATGGCCTGGTCACGGAGCTGGCGATGCTCACCGCCCACCGGTCGGATTTGGTCGCGGACCGCACCCGCACGATCAACCGGCTGCGTCAGCAGCTGGTCTCGGTAAGTCCCGCGCTCGAGCGCGCCGCGGAACCGACTGCCGACCGTGGCTGGGTGAGGCTGCTGGCCCGCTACCAGCGCCCGAAAGTGCTGCGCCGAACTGGTGTCGTAAGGCTGACCCGCATGCTCTCCGACGCTGGTGTGCGTAACGCCGGCAAGATCGCCGAAGCTGCAGTCGAGGCGGCGAAAGCGCAAACCGTGGCACTGCCCGGGGAGGATGTCGCCGCCGCGCTGGTTGCTGAGCTCGCGCAGGGGGTGATCGACCTCGATACGCGGATTAAGAACGTCGATGCCGCCATCGAGGAGCGATTTCGCCGACACCCTCTGGCCGAAGCGATCGTGAGCCTGCCCGGCATGGGCTTTCGTCTCGGTGCTGAATTCCTCGCTGCCGTCGGAGATCCCAGCCGAATCGTCTCCGCTGATCACCTCGCGGCGTGGGCCGGCCTGGCCCCGGTTTCCAAGGACTCCGGCAAGCGCACCGGCAGGCTGTGCACCCCCAAGCGCTATCACCGCGGACTGCGACGAGTGATGTACATGTCCGCGGTCACCGCCACCCGCTGCGACCCCGAATCCCGGGCCTACTACCAACGCAAACGGTCCCAGGGAAAGAAACACATTCCCGCGACGATCTGCCTGGCCCGAAAGCGCGTCAACGTTCTCTACGCCCTCATCCGCGACAACCGCACCTGGCAGCCCACCGCACCGCAAATCACGGCCTCGGCTGCTTGACAGCTTCATTGAGAATCCTTTCTGCTGCTGTTCGGGGGAGTTGCGTGCAGCGACGGTGGCAGTGCGCCGTCGACGCCGGCCCCTGCTACGTCGACGTGCGAATCGCTCGGTAGCTCGCTCGATCGGTTGAGCTGTTCGGCTCGGGAGGCTGAGCGTGTCCATCAGGGCGCAGAGCAGCGGTACGAGGAATCTCCGCGCGGCCGGGTTGAGAGCGCGTTCGATCGGGTGCTGACTGTGTGGGGGATCGGTGGCCTGGTCCTCGCGTACCTGGGTGTCATGGTCGCGTCGTGGCGGTTGCCGGCCGCTCCCGAGGGGCGTGATCCGCTCGGCCCCGAGGCGTGCCGTGTAGCGATCGCCCGTAAGGCTCGGATCGCCGCAGGGACGGCGATCGCTTTGCTCGGTTTGGGCGTGTTCTTGGCAGCTCTGACCGGGCTTGTGTTCATCGGGGTCGGCGGCCTGGTGCTCGCGGTTGCCGTGGGGTGGTTCGCGGCATCGCAAGCCCCGGCGATGAACGGGTACGCGGCCGCGGAGGCGGAGTACCAGGAGACCGTGGCGGCGACGGTGACCGCTGCGGAGGCCCGTTGGAGTGCGGAGAACGCGGCGCGCGTGAACCGTGGCGAACGGGTGCAGCCGTTCGATCCGGAGTCGGTGCCGTGGCCCGCTGAACCTCATTTGACCCCCGAGGAAGCTACCGACCTCGGTAATCGAGACGGGTGGAATCCGCCCGAGGGATCTGCGATCGCAGCGCTGACCGACGACAAGGGTCAGCCGACTCCCGCGGCCAACGCGGTCGAGAAAGTCGCGCGGGATCTGAAGTGGGGAAAGTGGGATAACGTCGCCGGCCAAGGGCGCAACGCAAGCGGTGGGACTGAACCTGTTTTCACACCGTGGGTGCAGCTGGTGCGCGTCGAGCAGCTCGATGGGGGAGACGCGCGGGTCGTCCTGGTGTCGCACCACGCGAGCGTCGGCGCCGATGAGCTGACTCGGCGCCTCGATGCGCTGTTGAAGGCGTGGCGAGTCCGTGCGGCTATCCCGCCCGTGGTGTTCCTCGATCACGCGACGGGTGAGCTGTCGGTGACGGTGACCAATCAGCGCAGCAACAGTGGCGGCGCGGCATCGGATACCCCGAACGACGCGGCCGGGTTCACCCCGCCACCCACCAGTGGGCGTGGAAGCGGCTCGGCATCATTCGGTGATGACAGCGGGATCGTCTGGTGAGTGACCCACTCGATGAGTTGATCGGCGATAACGACGCCGATCCTCCCAAGCGCTCGGCCGGCACTAGTCGCCCGCCGAACGTGAAAGCGGCGAGGGCAGAGCGTGGAACACAGGACGCCGCCGCAGCGGCAGCGACAAGGGCCGAGGCGCGCGCGGAGCAGGCAGCACGGGTCGGCCGAGCGGCCGACCAGGTAGCGGCGGCGACGGCCGATGCGAGAGCGGCAGCGGCCACCTTGCAGATGCCGGCCGAGGCCGATCCCATCGCCGCGGGGCGCTCCGCTGCTGAAAAGCTTGTCGACCGCTGGCACGAGGCCCTGACCGATCCAGTGATCGTGGCCGCGCTCGGTCTCCCCGTGGGGGCAACTGGGGTCGCACGTATCGACCAGCTCGACGCATTGGTGGTCACGGTGACCCTGCCCGCACACATCACCGGCATTCGCGTCGAATCCCTCGATCTGGTTCGGCTCGCCATCGATGCCCGGTTCAAGAGTGGCGAGCACCGCGTATCTGTATCGCCTTCGATGCGCGGGCCGAACGGCGAACTTGTGGTGTTGATCGTCCGTGACAACGCAGTCGATTCCTCTGCTGAATACCGCAAGGCGAGCCCTGCCGCGGCCGCGTTCTTCCTCGACGTGGACCATGCGCAACGCCGTTGCTTCTACAGTGCCGGCCTCACGATCACGCGCCCCGATCCCGCGGGCCAGGCACGCACTATGGCCCCTCGCGTTCTCGCCGCGCGCATCGGTCCGACCGGCCCCGAGTTCGACGTCGAGATTCTGCCTGGGCAGACCTTCGAAATGTGGCGGGCGGGCGCGGGGAAGCTGGCCGCGATGTTCAAGACACCCGCGCTCGATGTGGTCCCACACCAGCACCTGGCGAGGATCCGGCTCAATAGCCGGCCGCTCGAGTTCCCGAGGACAGTTCCCCTGTCGCCTACGGCGTTCGTCCGCCCGACAACGGAGGCCGAACGTGCGGCGGCCGCACCGCACCTGGTGGTGCCGATCGGTGTCACAGCAACAGGTGAGCGGATAACGGTGCCGCTTGCGCGTCGGCCGCACTTCGTGATCGCGGGCACGTCCGGTGCGGGCAAGTCGACCACGCTGCGGATGATGGTGTCCGCGCTCGGCCTGCAAGGGGCGAAGCTACTCCTTGGCGACTTCAAGGAGAGCACCGACATGACCTCGCTCGCGGACATCCCTGGCGTGGTGCACGTCGCCACCAGTGTTCCGACTATCGCCCGCATGATCGCGTGGTTGGGGGACGAGCTGGAGTGGCGCAAGGCGGTGACGGCCGCACTGGCAGCCCGAGGCATCGACACCCCTTCGTGGGAACCAATCGTGATGATTGTGGACGAGTGGGGAGCCGGCATCTCGGCCCTCATCAAGGGCGACACCAAGAGCGCGCGCGAACTAGGCGAATCTCTACTGAGCATCGTCACGCAGCTATTCGCCCAGGGACGCAGCTTCGCGATGCACGCGGGCCTGTCGATGCAGGACACCTACGTCGAATCGCTGTCCGGAAAGATCCGACAGAACGCGTCAACCAAGATCGTGGTCGGCAAGCCGTCGACCGGCTCCGCGGCAGCGCACATCAATGCGCTTTTCGAGGCGGGTAGCGAGCAGGCCGCTGCGCTCGAAGCGGCCAAGGGCATCGTCGACGGGATGCGGGGTGTCGGCGGCCATCGTAAGCTCCCCACTGGCGGCCATTTACGGCGCATTTTGTGGCCATGATTTCTCCCCGGGTACGGCCAGATAGTTCCCCACCCCTGTGATGTGAGTGCTACCCGGCGTCGACGCTGGGTGGGTGAAATCGAGCAGGGAGATCATGGAAATTTTGGAGGCGTACGACCTCACCGGAAGTTATCGGGCGGCGGCGGAGCTCGCGGGGTGTGATCACCACACTGTCGCCCGGTATGTGAAGATGCGCGCTGCGGGGCAGCCACCGGACCGTCGGCGGCATCGGGCGCGGGCGATCGACGACTTCCTGCCGAAGATCGAGGAGCTGGTGGTCCGCTCACAGGGCAAGGTCCGCGCCGATGTGGTCCACGAGCGGATCGTCGCGCTCGGGTTCACCGGCGGGGAGCGGACCACGCGCCGGACGGTCGCTGAGGCCAAGGCCCAGTTTAGGGCTGGTCGACGGCGGGTGTATCGGCCGTGGGTGACCGAACCCGGTTTGTGGTTGCAGTACGACTTCGGTGACGGTCCAACGATTTCCGGCCGGAAGACAACCTTGTTCTGCGCGTGGTTGGCGTGGTCGCGGTTTCGGGTGGTGATCCCGATCTGGGACAAGACCCTGCCGACGGTCGCGGCGTGTTTGGATGCGACGTTCCGCCGCCTGGGCGGGGTCCCGGTCTACGTGCTCACCGACAACGAGAAGACCGTGACGATCGATCACGTCGCCTCCATCGCAGTCCGCAACCCGGAGATCGTCGAGGTGGCACGGCATTACGGCACCACGCTGCGCACATGTTTGCCTGCTGATCCGGAGTCGAAGGGCGGGTCGGAGGCGACGGTGCGGATCGCGAAAGCGGATCTGCTGCCGAAGGAGGTGAACCTGCGCGGGCAGTATCACTCCTTCGGCGAGCTTGAGGCGGCATGCCGGCAGTTCTGCACCGACGTCAACGACCGCGTCCACAGCGCGACCAGGCGGCGGCCGGTCGAGCGGCTCGCGGAAGAGGCGCACCGGTTGCATCCGCTGCCCAAGACGCCGTTCACCGCGGTGTTCGGCACCACCCGGAGGGTGA
The Tsukamurella paurometabola DSM 20162 genome window above contains:
- the istA gene encoding IS21 family transposase codes for the protein MKSSREIMEILEAYDLTGSYRAAAELAGCDHHTVARYVKMRAAGQPPDRRRHRARAIDDFLPKIEELVVRSQGKVRADVVHERIVALGFTGGERTTRRTVAEAKAQFRAGRRRVYRPWVTEPGLWLQYDFGDGPTISGRKTTLFCAWLAWSRFRVVIPIWDKTLPTVAACLDATFRRLGGVPVYVLTDNEKTVTIDHVASIAVRNPEIVEVARHYGTTLRTCLPADPESKGGSEATVRIAKADLLPKEVNLRGQYHSFGELEAACRQFCTDVNDRVHSATRRRPVERLAEEAHRLHPLPKTPFTAVFGTTRRVNWDSTISVEGARYSVPHKLIDTRVWARFHGDELIVTAADDEDGAVEVARHPRGQPGSPVLDDGHYPPRPDKDDADRMPKPRTAAELAFLSLGPGANTWLIEAGAAGVRRIRAKMAEAVDLAKLHSPAAVDRALGTAAMTARFSDRDLISILDYQSIHEHAEPVRRSENHTLQPGTAAWSTFGQSPAPAIAAEVTSTNDDESDNA
- a CDS encoding FtsK/SpoIIIE domain-containing protein produces the protein MSDPLDELIGDNDADPPKRSAGTSRPPNVKAARAERGTQDAAAAAATRAEARAEQAARVGRAADQVAAATADARAAAATLQMPAEADPIAAGRSAAEKLVDRWHEALTDPVIVAALGLPVGATGVARIDQLDALVVTVTLPAHITGIRVESLDLVRLAIDARFKSGEHRVSVSPSMRGPNGELVVLIVRDNAVDSSAEYRKASPAAAAFFLDVDHAQRRCFYSAGLTITRPDPAGQARTMAPRVLAARIGPTGPEFDVEILPGQTFEMWRAGAGKLAAMFKTPALDVVPHQHLARIRLNSRPLEFPRTVPLSPTAFVRPTTEAERAAAAPHLVVPIGVTATGERITVPLARRPHFVIAGTSGAGKSTTLRMMVSALGLQGAKLLLGDFKESTDMTSLADIPGVVHVATSVPTIARMIAWLGDELEWRKAVTAALAARGIDTPSWEPIVMIVDEWGAGISALIKGDTKSARELGESLLSIVTQLFAQGRSFAMHAGLSMQDTYVESLSGKIRQNASTKIVVGKPSTGSAAAHINALFEAGSEQAAALEAAKGIVDGMRGVGGHRKLPTGGHLRRILWP
- a CDS encoding ParA family protein → MSTVAFVHTKGGVAKTTSSIYLGAAAHKRGMTVELLDADPQRSAGEWADDAAQAGDPLPFPVRTVTARSLRPTPGVDLSIIDTPPGTASVIAPSLEVADLVVIPTGVSPLDVRRVWPTLEVTAHKPTVVLLTGVALNTTLATEVRAALDDEGVAVATTPILRREGIRKAYGTAPRWPLYGYDDVLDELMGVLV
- a CDS encoding IS110 family transposase, coding for MAGPDRWWVGVDVGKEFHWVAVCDDAGKVVSSRKVVNDEAAIATVIAEVDGRGGTVSWTVDLISPYATLLLTMLAAAGHSVRYLTGRAVWQASVVYRGGEAKSDAKDARVIADQGRMRGDDLPLLTPADGLVTELAMLTAHRSDLVADRTRTINRLRQQLVSVSPALERAAEPTADRGWVRLLARYQRPKVLRRTGVVRLTRMLSDAGVRNAGKIAEAAVEAAKAQTVALPGEDVAAALVAELAQGVIDLDTRIKNVDAAIEERFRRHPLAEAIVSLPGMGFRLGAEFLAAVGDPSRIVSADHLAAWAGLAPVSKDSGKRTGRLCTPKRYHRGLRRVMYMSAVTATRCDPESRAYYQRKRSQGKKHIPATICLARKRVNVLYALIRDNRTWQPTAPQITASAA
- a CDS encoding ribbon-helix-helix domain-containing protein; the encoded protein is MSDLRSKVQKRVQPAAAAKPVADVLKSERSDVKRTTLYLSTDDVRALKQLALDEDTTMTALVNEGIAWVLQSRSK
- a CDS encoding nucleotidyl transferase AbiEii/AbiGii toxin family protein gives rise to the protein MTGKERPQWQVEAPPGGWAPPWPQLVELVRAIPHEKWTLVGGLMVQLHAAHAGMQLTRPTVDVDMVIHIETGAATWGSIREQLEGLGYVLSEPVGDGPVHRFTRGPRKQEQVDVMVADHLPPSQRPRVLKREVFAVPGGTSALRKTVNCEINTDQGIVVVSVPDVLGALVLKGAAYRSDPRDRDRHLDDAAILACTVKNPVQHKKRMIGHDRSRVQLLWEALEDPGHRAWVAPGEPWATRGRSALEVLAANP
- a CDS encoding DNA-binding protein, which translates into the protein MLLLDGASVHRRAQARPHRGRPLSAAAAWAALALLSDESVDWVDPPVLSRLRARLRRSSAEEVAWLVRRRMARVKRMQGWGDNTGLLATGTSVLADPYWGELFGLATVHRDDFEGYVAEDRVESTARDLGLIEAPRGEYYLRVVPTEARWPVDEIYIATVAVDLMESLDTREAAAGHRVLTQLLGQVS
- a CDS encoding IS256 family transposase, with product MDDGRQPTEQELQLARELVAQAREQGASMSAPGMLRALTKTMLETALDEEITEHLGYDKHHIEGRGSGNSRNGARTKTVITETVGPIEIEVPRDREGSFDPKIVAKHQRRLNGVDEIVLSLAARGLTSGDIVAHFDQIYGASISKDTISRITDKIVEEMTGWFNRPLEPIYVAVFIDALHIKVRDGQVANRPFYAAIGVDLDGHKDVLGIWAGEGGGESAKFWYAVLSSLKSRGVNDVFFLVCDGLKGLPASVAAVWPETIVQTCVIHLLRNSFKYVPRQHWDTLKRDLKPIYTAIDATAAEAALDALDDTWGQKYPTMIRLWRNAWDEFIPFLDYNIEVRRVLYSTNAIESLNARYRRAVKARGHFPTEQAALKTLYLVTRALDPSGRGQNRWAARWKPALNAFAITFADRIPGLNRDQG